The sequence ATCGTGATCAAAGTCCGCACTTTGCTTGCATGCGCTGCGGTTGTTGGCCTGTCAGTTGCCACTGCCGATGCTGCGCAGACCCTACGCATTCAGTCTTCGTTCAACTCTGGCGACTTCGCCAACCAATACATCATCAAAAACTGGCTTCCCAAAGTCCCCGAGATGACCAATGGCGAAGTCGAAATCGAGCTTCTGCCTTCAGGCGCAGTTGTTCCCGCCAAGGAAACCGCTGACGTGATCACGGCCGGTGTTCTTGACGGCGACTTTACGACCCCTATCTATTTCTCCGGCAAAAACCCAGCATTCGCCATTCTTGGTGATCTGACGGCGGCTTATGACTCGCCGATGCAACAGATGGGATTCTGCAAGGATGGTTCGGGTGAAGCTGTGCATCAGAAGGTCTATGACAAGGTCTTCGGCGGCAAGATCAAGGTGGTTGCCTGCGGCCCCTATACCCGTGAATCCCTGACGGCCACTGTCGAAATCAATGGTGTCGACGCCCTACAGGGCAAGAAGGTCCGCACGCCACAGGGCTTGACGTCGGAAGTCTTCCGTCGTGCCGGGGCAACTCCGGTCAATATCCCCTACTCCGAAGTCTATACCGCCCTTCAGACCGGCATCGTGGAAGCAGCAGACGCCAGCGCATACGTCAACAATGACGCAGCCGGTCTCAACAAGATCGCAACCTTCCCGATCTATCCGGGCATCCATTCTCAGGCAGTCATGCAGCTCGCCCTCAATAGCAAGAAATGGGACTCCCTGTCCGAGGCCGCTCAAAAAGGTCTACGAGACTGGTGGTATGCGGCGATGGAGGATCTGTCCAAAGTCGCCCACGAGGAGGACGAGAAACTTGCAAGCAGGGATCGTGCCGGTGATGCCATCACCGTCGTTGACTGGGCTCAGGCCGAGCGCGACAAGTTCCGCGAAATCGCCAAGGAAGCCTGGTCGGACTATGCAGGCAAGAGCCCTGAAGCCAAGGAAGCCCTTGATGCCCATATCTCCTACATGCAGAGCATCGGCCTTTTGAAATAGGCCAAATGCCGCCGCGAAATGTCTTCTCCTCATTATCGCGGCGGCAACTTCGGAGAATTCTCATGAAATCCCTTCTCAGCCGGTGGGCTCGGCAGATGGACAGTATCAGTGTGTTCATCGGCTACGCCTGCATTGTGCCCTATTTTGCCTGCATCGCGCTGTCTGTTTATGAGGTCGTGATGCGCTATGCCCTTGGCGCACCGACCCAATGGACGTTTGAAGTGCTGATGGTTCTTTGCGCCACGAGTTGGGTCCTGTCGTCCGGGCTAGTGACCCAGAGACACAGACACATCGCCATCACGATGCTCGAAACCATCGTCTCAGAGAAGACATGGCGCCTGATGACCCTCATTCAGCAGATCGCGGCATTGCTCGCGATCGGAGTTCTGATCTGGGCCACATGGCATCCTGCTGTCGAAGCCTTTGCCATGATGGAGCGGAGCGGCAGCGCCTTCAACGCGCCCACGCCGACCTACCTCAAGAGTGCCCTTGTCGTCGGTGCCATTCTCTATTTTCTGCAGCTGATTGCCAACATCGTTCACTGGTTTGACGACTGCGAAGTGCAAGGACAAGACTGATGGGAATTGAAACAGCCACCATTGCCATTGTCGCCTCGCTACTCGCGCTGATGGCCATTGGTATTCCGTTGGGGATCACCACCCTATTGGTCTCCATTGCAACGGCCCTGCTCTATTTCGGACCACCGGGCCTTGTCCTGATCGCAACGAACGTTCTTCATGTTCTCGAAAAATACGAGCTCATTGCGGTTCCCTTCTTTGTCTTCATGGCCAACATGCTGGAGCGATCCGGGATAGCCGAGGACTTGTTCCAAAGCATGTCGATCCTTGGCGGGCGGTTCCGTGGCTCTGTTGCGGTCCAGACCTGCCTCGTGGCGATCGTACTTGCGGCCATGAGTGGTATCATGGGCGGCGAGATTGTCATGCTCGGCCTTATCGCCCTGCCGCAGATGCTCAAGCTGGGCTATGACAAGAAACTGACCATCGGCATCGTCTGCGCTGCCGGGGCTCTTGCGACACTGGTCCCACCCTCAGTAGTGATGATCGTCTATGGCCTTGCCGCTCAGGTTTCCATCGCAGACCTTTTCTCTGCCGGTCTCATTCCCGGAGTTCTGCTTGCCTCGCTTTATATCAGCTATGTGCTGATCCGGGTTCGTCTCAATCCCGCACTTGCGCCGATTGATGACAATCCGTTGCTGGTCGAACCCCTGCACAAACGCCTGCCGCACATGAAGGGCGCCATCCTGCCGCTGTTGCTGATTGGCGGTGTGCTTGGCTCGATCTATGCCGGGATTGCCACCGTGACGGAATCAGCGGCCGTCGGGGCCACGGGTGCGCTGTTCATTGCAGCAGGCCGCGGTGTACTCAACTGGAAAACGGCTCGTGATGCCATGCGCCAAACCGCCCTGACAGTCGGGTCCATCATCTGGCTGGTTATGGGTGCCATCAGTCTTGTTGGCATCTACAACCTCATTGGCGGCATCAACTTTGTTCGGCACGCCCTGACCGGGCTCGACATTCCGCCACTTGCTACCGTGATGGTCATGATGGCGATCGTTGCCGTGCTCGGAACCTTCATGGAATGGATTGCCATCATCTTCATCACCGTGCCGATCTTCGCACCGGTGATCAAGGATCTCGGCTTTGATCCGGTCTGGTTCGGCGTTCTCTTCGCCATGAACATCCAGATCTATTATCTCTCGCCGCCCTTCGGTCCGGCCTGCTTCTTTCTCAAGAGCGTCGCACCCAAGGACATATCATTGCAGGACATCTTCGTCTCGGTACTGCCGTTCATCGCTCTTCAAATCATCGGCATGCTGACGGTCCTGTTTTTCCCGGATCTGGCCCTGTTCCTGCCACGACTGATCAACGGATAGGAGATTTTCATGAAGCTCGACACTGACGATCAGACCCAGCAAGGGGCAGATGGAGAGGAAGACCGGTTCGACTTCGGGCTCTGGCCATCCTTTGCAGGTCTCATCGCCTGCCTCCTCATCATCTGGTTCATGTTCCAATTTGCCAACGGCAGCTACTAGGCTGCCCAACGCAGACCAAGCGGCCCGGGCTCGTGGCCCATCCGGGCCGCGACGCACAAGACAAGGAAAAACAAAATGTATCTTGGCGAACAACTGATTGATCCAACAGATGAACGTCTGCGCCTGTCCGCCCAACTCGGCTGCGAGGGCATCGTCGTCGATACGCGTCCCAATCGGTCCGTACTTGATGACAATGGCCACTGGATTCCACAAAAGGTCACCGATCTCCGCCGCTGGATTGAAAGCTATGGCATGGCGCTCGACTGCATGGCGCTCGATCTGGGGGCCATCCTGCTCGACAGCCTCAAGGATCTCGACAAGGCCAAGGCACGCGCCGCCATATTGCGCCAACACATCGCAGCAGCCGGAGAAGGTGGCGTGCCGATGGTCAAGTTCACCGTGGCAATGGTCGGCATCACCCGGACCGGGGTCATCGACGGGCGCGGAGGCATGAAATGCTCGACCTTCAAGGCAAGCGACTATCACCCCGAGGCGGATGCCCGTTTTTCCTATTGGGGTACCGTTCTGCCAGAAGATGGCAAGGAAGCACCAGACACGCCGGTCTATGACAAAGGGAATCCGGAAACAGGAGGCCAGTTGCTCGCGACAGAAGCCGGGGTTATCAGTTATGACGACGGCTGGCGGGCCATTGACTTTCTCATCGAAGAGCTGCTTCCGACCGCCGAAAAGGCAGGCGTCAAGCTTGCCTGCCATCCCCATGACCCTGCCTACCCGCCGGGGGGCCTGAATGGCGTTCACCATGTCATGGGATCGATCGAAGGCATGAAGCGGTTCATTTCCATCGCGCCAGAAAGCCCGTCGCTTGGCTTCAATTTCTGTCAGGGGACCATCGCGGAAATGTCGAGCGATCCCAACGCGGCGGTACAGGAAGCGATCCAGACCTTCGGACCTCTGGGAAAAATCTTCATGGTCCACTTCCGTAACATCAAGGGCGGCTATCTCGACTTCCGCGAAGCCATGCCAGATGAAGGGTCGGTCGATATGGCGGCCTCAATCCGGGCCTATCGGGAGGTGGGATACAAGGGCATTCTCTGTCCCGATCACGTTCCCCTTTCCGACGTAGATCCCGGTCGCGAGCGCTTTTTCTCTTTCTGCCTTGGCTACACCAAAGCGCTACTGCAAACGATCCGGTAAGCAAGGCAACTTGATGGGCTCAACGGATGATCCTTGCCCAAAAGAGGCCCGCCACATCGGCAGGTCTCCTGTTTCTGGCACACAGGCGCAGAGCGAACTTGACCCCAAGCACATTCTCTCTAAACTCGTTAGCGGCTGGGTTGGAGGAGGAGAACTTGCGGTCCGGCTAATCCATTGGGAAGATAGCAATCAATACGGTACCGATGCGCATATTGCTGGTAGAAGACAATGTTGCTCTCGCAGAGACCGTTGTCGAACGATTTCGGGCGGAGGGACACGTCATCGATCATGAAGGCGATGGCGAAGAAGCAGACTATATTCTGCGGCACAAGCAGTTCGATCTCATTCTTCTTGATATCAACCTGCCCAAGCGCAGCGGTTTTGAACTGCTGAGGGGCATTCGCGCGCGCAATCTCGATACGCCGGTGCTCGTGCTGTCGGCTCGCTCGGAGATCGACGACCGGGTGGTTGGCCTTGAGGCTGGCGCGGACGACTATCTCACCAAGCCGTTTGATTTCCGCGAACTGATCGCCCGCTGCCGAGTTCTGGCACGCCGCAAGTCTGGCCTTGCAAAAAATCTCTTCGTTGCAGGCAATCTGACCTTCGACTGGGGGTCAAAACTCGCCAACATCGATGGTAAGGACATCGAGTTGCGCAACAAGGAAGTCCAGTTTCTGGAAATGTTCCTTGCCAATCTTGATCGTGTAGTCACCAAGGAGGAGATTGCAGACAAGATTTACAGTTTTGATGAAGAACCAAGCCACAATGCAATCGAGCAGACGGTGACGCGCCTCAGACGCAAGCTCGAGGGCTCACCCTTCCTCATCAAGACAATCCGTGGTCTGGGCTACATCGGGCATGTCGATGAGACCTGATCTTAAGAGCTCCCCGGACCAGTCTTTCTCATGATGACCCGCTCCCCCAAACGCCTCAAACAGAAGTCCCTGCGCCACCGGCTCCTCTTGAGCATGGGCGGAGCCTTTCTGGTCATTCTGAGTTTTATTTCCGTGGGGCTTTGGGGTTACGCGCGGCAGGCGGCCAATGAAGCCTACGATCGTTTACTACATGGTGCCGCGCTTGCCATTCTTGAACGTGTCAGTCTGACCGGAGACGAAATCCGCGTCGATATCCCCTACTCGGCCTTTGAAATCCTGGGACTCGCGCAGGACGACCGGGTCTTCTATCGCATTTTCACCCGCGAAGGCGGTACGCTCACCGCCTCTCACGACCTGCCAAGAGCGGAGGACTACCAACCAAGTGAACGCCCGGTCTATTGGGACGAGCATTTCAGCG is a genomic window of uncultured Cohaesibacter sp. containing:
- the dctP gene encoding TRAP transporter substrate-binding protein DctP, with protein sequence MIKVRTLLACAAVVGLSVATADAAQTLRIQSSFNSGDFANQYIIKNWLPKVPEMTNGEVEIELLPSGAVVPAKETADVITAGVLDGDFTTPIYFSGKNPAFAILGDLTAAYDSPMQQMGFCKDGSGEAVHQKVYDKVFGGKIKVVACGPYTRESLTATVEINGVDALQGKKVRTPQGLTSEVFRRAGATPVNIPYSEVYTALQTGIVEAADASAYVNNDAAGLNKIATFPIYPGIHSQAVMQLALNSKKWDSLSEAAQKGLRDWWYAAMEDLSKVAHEEDEKLASRDRAGDAITVVDWAQAERDKFREIAKEAWSDYAGKSPEAKEALDAHISYMQSIGLLK
- a CDS encoding TRAP transporter small permease; the encoded protein is MKSLLSRWARQMDSISVFIGYACIVPYFACIALSVYEVVMRYALGAPTQWTFEVLMVLCATSWVLSSGLVTQRHRHIAITMLETIVSEKTWRLMTLIQQIAALLAIGVLIWATWHPAVEAFAMMERSGSAFNAPTPTYLKSALVVGAILYFLQLIANIVHWFDDCEVQGQD
- a CDS encoding TRAP transporter large permease subunit — protein: MGIETATIAIVASLLALMAIGIPLGITTLLVSIATALLYFGPPGLVLIATNVLHVLEKYELIAVPFFVFMANMLERSGIAEDLFQSMSILGGRFRGSVAVQTCLVAIVLAAMSGIMGGEIVMLGLIALPQMLKLGYDKKLTIGIVCAAGALATLVPPSVVMIVYGLAAQVSIADLFSAGLIPGVLLASLYISYVLIRVRLNPALAPIDDNPLLVEPLHKRLPHMKGAILPLLLIGGVLGSIYAGIATVTESAAVGATGALFIAAGRGVLNWKTARDAMRQTALTVGSIIWLVMGAISLVGIYNLIGGINFVRHALTGLDIPPLATVMVMMAIVAVLGTFMEWIAIIFITVPIFAPVIKDLGFDPVWFGVLFAMNIQIYYLSPPFGPACFFLKSVAPKDISLQDIFVSVLPFIALQIIGMLTVLFFPDLALFLPRLING
- a CDS encoding mannonate dehydratase, which gives rise to MYLGEQLIDPTDERLRLSAQLGCEGIVVDTRPNRSVLDDNGHWIPQKVTDLRRWIESYGMALDCMALDLGAILLDSLKDLDKAKARAAILRQHIAAAGEGGVPMVKFTVAMVGITRTGVIDGRGGMKCSTFKASDYHPEADARFSYWGTVLPEDGKEAPDTPVYDKGNPETGGQLLATEAGVISYDDGWRAIDFLIEELLPTAEKAGVKLACHPHDPAYPPGGLNGVHHVMGSIEGMKRFISIAPESPSLGFNFCQGTIAEMSSDPNAAVQEAIQTFGPLGKIFMVHFRNIKGGYLDFREAMPDEGSVDMAASIRAYREVGYKGILCPDHVPLSDVDPGRERFFSFCLGYTKALLQTIR
- a CDS encoding response regulator transcription factor; amino-acid sequence: MRILLVEDNVALAETVVERFRAEGHVIDHEGDGEEADYILRHKQFDLILLDINLPKRSGFELLRGIRARNLDTPVLVLSARSEIDDRVVGLEAGADDYLTKPFDFRELIARCRVLARRKSGLAKNLFVAGNLTFDWGSKLANIDGKDIELRNKEVQFLEMFLANLDRVVTKEEIADKIYSFDEEPSHNAIEQTVTRLRRKLEGSPFLIKTIRGLGYIGHVDET